In the genome of Thermodesulfobacteriota bacterium, the window ACCGGCAATCTGCACGAAAAGACGGCCCCATGATCAAGGTCAATTGCGGCGCCATACCGGATTCCCTGGTGGACAGCGAACTGTTCGGTCATGAAAAGGGGGCGTTTACCGGCGCCGACACCCTGAAAAAAGGCCGCTTTGAAAGGGCCGACGGCGGTACGGTCTTTCTGGATGAGGTTGCGGAACTGCCCCTTTCCGCCCAGGTCCGCATGCTCCGGGTCCTGCAGCATAAAATCATCGAGCGGGTCGGCGGGACAGGCCCCATACCAGTGGACATCCGTGTCATCGCCGCCACGCATCGCAACCTGGAAGAACTGGTGGCCGAAGGTCGGTTCAGGGAAGATTTGTGGTTTCGCCTGAATGTTCTGCCTGTTCATATCCCTCCCTTAAGATCAAGACGGTCGGATATCCCGGCCCTTGTCAACTATTTCATTGAAAAGAAATCCCGTGAAATGAATCTTCATGTTGAACCGTCTCTGTCTTCCGATGCCATGGAACGACTGATCAGGTATGACTGGCCGGGAAATGTCCGTGAGCTGGAGAACGTTATTGAAAGGGAACTGATCCTTAAAAATGGCGCGGCGCTCACCTTTCAGAACATGGTTCCTTCAAGCGCGAAAAAGATGCCCCTGGATAATATAATGACCAAAGAAGATATACGGCCGCTGGATGAGGTCTACACCCGTTACATCCAAAAAGTCCTGAAGATGACCAGCGGCAAAATCAGCGGTCCGGGGGGGGCGGCGGAAAAGCTGAAAATAAAACCAGGCACCCTCCGCAAAAGAATGGACAAACTGGGTATCCCCTACGGCTGGAAAAGAGAAGAATAACAGGTCTTCCTGGATGAAAAAATATCGGGCTTAAAGAACACAACAAAGCCGGTAAGAAAACAGAGCCACGCAAACACGTCGCCAAAGCGGCAGTAAAAGGTTGTCCGCTTTTCCAATGGAAGCCGGTACAGGCTGATGTCCTCGGTAAAGACAGGCAACCGGGAGACGATCCGGCCCGATGCATCTATAAAACCCGATATGCCTGTGTTGGCGGACCGCGCCAGGGGCCGGCGGCATTCCACGCTTCTGAAGACCGCCATGGCAAAATGCTGATAGTGGGCGCTGGTGGGGCCGAACCAGGAGTCATTGGAAATATTGACCAGAAAGTCCGCCCCCTGGTTAACAAATTCCCGCGCATATCGGGGGTAGATGACCTCAAAACAGACCAGGGATCCGCAGGCCCCTGCGGCCGTGTCAAAAAGCGTGTAGGTGGTGCCGGCCGTATACTGGCGGGGGCCTGCATAGCGGAGATTGAGCACGTCCATAAATCCCAGGGGGAAGAATTCGCCGAAGGGCAGCAAATGCAGTTTGTCGTGAAATGTTTTTATACCGTTGCCGTCGATATAGTAGACGGTGTTATAGAATGTATAACTTCCCTTTCTTCCGGTATAACGGGGCCCCCCTGTTATAAGTCCCGCATTGTAGGTGCGCAGCAGGCGCATCATTTCCGCGGGAAGTTTATCCTGCAGGTAATAGGTAGCGATGGCTGTTTCCGGCCAGATAACGAGCCGCGCACCGCTGGCCAGCGCCGCTTCCGTCATCCGCAGATACCGGGAGACGATGTCGCCGCTGTTTTTTCGTTTCCATTTTTCATCCTGGGCGGTGTTGCCCTGGATAACCGCAACCAGGGCCGAAGCCCCGGCATCCGCTTCCTGCGGTTGCGGCGGATATTGCCCCAGACGAATACTTCCGTACACGACAACGGCTATCACGGCTGCCAGGGCGGGCAGCAGGCGCCCGAGGGCCATGCGTTTATCCGGCAGGCATGTTAAAGCGCTGTACAGCAGGGAGCCGGTAAAAACAATCAGGAAGGACAAACCATAGACGCCGGCAATGTCCGCCGCCTGTATCAGCCTTAATGCCTTGTGCTGGGAGTGACCGAGCAGGCACCAGGGCATTCCCCCCAGCAGGCAGGCGCGGCCGTATTCCATGACGACCCACAGGCCGGCCAACCCGGCAGCCCTTATTATAGGGGATGGACACAGTCGCAACACCCGGTTGGCCGCGGCACTGTAAACGGCAAAGAATAAACCGATAAAGGCGCCGTTCACGGCCAGTAAGAATACCAGGCTGACCAAAAAACCGGCATGGCTGTATTCATTGAGGGCAAAGAACACCCAGTACGAAATGCCGATCGACAACAGGGCCCCGTACAGCCATCCCAGCAGAAAAGATTTTTTGGCGCCTGTCCTTGAGATTGCATGCCATAGCGGCACTGCCTGGACCCAGGCAAGTATCCAGAGCCCGATCCGCGGAAACGCCAGGACATACAGCAGGGCGGCCAGGCAAGCCAGCAGGATTTGTTTTAACGTGGAATCGCTTTCCTGCCTGACGCCTGATACAGGCGTATTTTTCTTCTGGAGTTTAGTCATCATACTGAATTGAAGGTAACAACCATGTCCGATATTTATGAACCCTTTGGGCTACAAATCATTTGATACAAATACCATACCCATCATTTTAATAGATGAATTAACGGGTGGACATCAAAAAATGCTTTAACCCGCTCTTGCTTTTTCTTCTGAAACAATCCGTTGCCCCTTCTAAAAAACACTCATCAACAGATGGCGGCCCCAAAAATATTGACACACAAGTCAGCCCTTGCTATAGGTATGCTTTATAAAAGCAACTTCTTATCCTTTAGAGATACCCTTTATCCTTAAAACTTCGAAGGTCTCGAAGTTTTACGATTCGAATCAAAAAACGGCGCCTCGCAACCTTCTCCCGTGCCTGTTTTTGACAAAAAACCATTTAACGTGGGTGGCCCTATGCAAACGGGGATAAAAAGAGCCCTGCCCCTCGTCGTGAGCGGTCTGCTCCTTTATTATTATTTTCAGGACCAGGACTGGGGCGCTCTGCTGGCCGCCGCCGGCAGAGCGGAAATAACAACGGCTGTCCTGGCCATTCTGATACCCCAGTTAGTTATATGGGTTTTTGACGTATTAATAATCGATCGCCACTTTCGCTGGTTCCACGCCCCGTTTGACTGGCGCGCCTTCTTCCGGGTGCGCGGCGCCTTCTACATCATCCTTCTCGTCAACTACACGATCGGCGGTGGAGGGATACTGCTTTACCTGAAGCGCAAAACAGGCATGACCTGGGCAAGGTTGATGGGAATCTGCCTGTTCCGTTTCGGGCTGACCATGTTCGGCATCTGTCTGTTCCTGATCCCGGCGACACTGGCCATGCAGTATTCCGGTCTGGCAGCAAAGGCCCGGCTTAACATGCACCTCTGGTGGGGGGGGCTGATATTCAGCACCCTGTGGATGATTGAATCATGGACGTACTGGCATCACAAGCGGGGCGTCGGTCTCAGCAGTCTGCTCGCCGGCAACCGGGAAAGTGAGTTCTGGACAGCGTTTCAAAAGGCCTCCCGCA includes:
- the lnt gene encoding apolipoprotein N-acyltransferase is translated as MMTKLQKKNTPVSGVRQESDSTLKQILLACLAALLYVLAFPRIGLWILAWVQAVPLWHAISRTGAKKSFLLGWLYGALLSIGISYWVFFALNEYSHAGFLVSLVFLLAVNGAFIGLFFAVYSAAANRVLRLCPSPIIRAAGLAGLWVVMEYGRACLLGGMPWCLLGHSQHKALRLIQAADIAGVYGLSFLIVFTGSLLYSALTCLPDKRMALGRLLPALAAVIAVVVYGSIRLGQYPPQPQEADAGASALVAVIQGNTAQDEKWKRKNSGDIVSRYLRMTEAALASGARLVIWPETAIATYYLQDKLPAEMMRLLRTYNAGLITGGPRYTGRKGSYTFYNTVYYIDGNGIKTFHDKLHLLPFGEFFPLGFMDVLNLRYAGPRQYTAGTTYTLFDTAAGACGSLVCFEVIYPRYAREFVNQGADFLVNISNDSWFGPTSAHYQHFAMAVFRSVECRRPLARSANTGISGFIDASGRIVSRLPVFTEDISLYRLPLEKRTTFYCRFGDVFAWLCFLTGFVVFFKPDIFSSRKTCYSSLFQP